One genomic segment of Arachis duranensis cultivar V14167 chromosome 4, aradu.V14167.gnm2.J7QH, whole genome shotgun sequence includes these proteins:
- the LOC107484142 gene encoding protein C2-DOMAIN ABA-RELATED 7: MENILGLIKLRIKRGTNLKPCDSDSSDPYVLVTLEETKLKTRHEKDSLNPEWNEELTLYIKDVNIPIHLTVCDKDTFTKDDKMGEADIDLKPYLLCVKVGLSELPEGHVVKRIEPNDSNCLAEESKIIWTNGKVIQYMTLKLRNVNTGELHVEIEWLDVPESKGLSGVPL; encoded by the exons ATGGAGAACATTCTGGGTCTCATCAAATTACGCATCAAAAGAGGCACTAACCTCAAACCTTGTGATAGTGATTCCAGTGACCCTTATGTCCTTGTCACCTTGGAGGAAACG AAACTGAAAACTCGTCATGAGAAAGATAGCTTGAATCCTGAGTGGAATGAAGAATTGACACTCTATATTAAGGATGTTAATATTCCCATTCATCTT ACGGTTTGTGACAAAGACACTTTCACGAAGGACGACAAGATGGGCGAAGCGGATATCGACTTGAAGCCATATCTTCTGTGTGTGAAGGTGGGATTAAGCGAGCTGCCAGAGGGCCATGTGGTGAAGAGGATTGAACCAAATGACTCTAACTGCCTTGCTGAAGAGAGCAAGATCATATGGACTAATGGGAAAGTAATCCAATATATGACCTTAAAATTGAGAAATGTTAACACTGGTGAGCTTCATGTGGAAATTGAGTGGCTTGATGTTCCTGAATCCAAGGGCTTATCTGGGGTTCCACTTTAG
- the LOC110280467 gene encoding uncharacterized protein LOC110280467, translating to MNASSVAMVLKIGADRPVQLEKSETGDLTGPAFIATHSHQGHQGHHSRARDHHRPSPPPRRHPQPSTATATTTGRARLLVATHNHRQQQRPPPAEPASSSPPTTIDASNMIKTADTLFKLFAEVIEWVGSSNIVHVVTDNATNYVSAGKLIHEKYPNIFWSPCAAHCINLILKDIASLPHIDDLASRASKVTVFVYNHMIFLSWLRKRKEWKEIVRPGVTRFATIFITLKSIYDHKEDLQSLVIDKYFTSHKLSKSVNGKMVSSIILDSKFWEDCFTTVMLVGPLIKLLRLVNADEKPSLGIIYVLVDADEKPSLGIVYAGMQRAKINIKTMFRNRKSAYTPYTSILKMRWDKHLKRDLHAAAYFLNPDYFYSEGFVEKANILRSLLDLFDIETLCDDLVAAMQEIQLYRDRKGSFGRESALKAIKRLEPGEWWRLHGGSAPNLQKMAIRLLLHPAARGTGASLNKSIQREGTN from the exons ATGAATGCATCAAGTGTGGccatggttctgaaaatcggagcggaccggccggttcaactAGAAAAATCGGAAACCGGTGACCTAACCGGTCCGG CGTTCATAGCCACCCACAGCCATCAAGGCCACCAAGGCCACCATAGCCGAGCCCGCGACCACCACCGGCCGAGCCCGCCTCCTCGTCGCCACCCACAACCATCGACAGCAACAGCGACCACCACCGGCCGAGCCCGCCTCCTCGTCGCCACCCACAACCATCGACAGCAACAGCGACCACCACCGGCCGAGCCCGCCTCCTCGTCGCCACCCACAACCATTGATGCTTCTAATATGATAAAAACTGCCGATACCTTGTTTAAATTGTTTGCTGAGGTTATTGAGTGGGTTGGGTCTAGTAATATTGTGCATGTGGTTACTGATAATGCTACAAATTATGTATCTGCTGGAAAACTCATTCATGAAAagtatccaaatattttttggtCTCCTTGTGCTGCTCATTGCATCAATCTTATCTTGAAAGACATAGCAAGTCTTCCTCATATAGATGACCTTGCCTCTCGTGCTTCAAAAGTGACTGTCTTTGTTTACAATCATATGATTTTCTTGTCATggcttagaaaaagaaaagagtggAAAGAAATTGTTCGACCAGGAGTAACACGTTTTGCTACTATTTTCATTACTTTGAAAAGTATATATGATCATAAAGAAGACTTGCAATCATTGGTGATTGACAAATATTTCACTTCTCATAAATTATCCAAGAGTGTCAATGGGAAGATGGttagttcaattatcttggataGTAAGTTTTGGGAGGATTGTTTTACTACTGTTATGCTTGTTGgtcctctaattaaattatTGAGGCTTGTTAATGCTGATGAGAAACCTTCTCTGGGTATCATATATGTGCTTGTTGATGCTGATGAGAAACCTTCTCTGGGTATCGTGTATGCGGGCATGCAAAGAGCCAAAATTAATATCAAGACAATGTTTAGAAATAGGAAATCTGCATACACACCTTATACAAGTATCTTGAAAATGCGGTGGGATAAGCATTTGAAGCGTGACCTCCATGCAGCAGCATACTTTTTGAATCCAGATTACTTCTATAGTGAGGGGTTTGTTGAGAAGGCAAATATCTTGAGGTCTTTGCttgatttatttgatattgaaaCTCTTTGCGATGACTTGGTTGCCGCAATGCAAGAGATACAGTTGTATCGAGATCGAAAAGGAAGTTTTGGAAGGGAAAGTGCATTGAAAGCAATTAAGAGACTTGAACCTG GTGAATGGTGGAGGCTACATGGTGGGAGTGCTCCTAACTTGCAAAAAATGGCaattcgtcttcttcttcatccggCTGCGAGAGGAACTGGAGCCTCTTTGAACAAATCCATTCAAAGAGAAGGAACTAATTAG
- the LOC107484141 gene encoding uncharacterized protein LOC107484141, with translation MAAASTSPNFSTPLHNNINLKTFPKCLNTKLSFSSFYVPYNKSIIIRAKSFGATKFDEVVVDEEMDKIRRLQNGSDVRGVALEGEKGRPVDLTPPAVEAIVESFGEWVIRGLESEKRHPVENVRVSLGRDPRISGTKLSTAVFAGLARAGCMVYDMGLATTPACFMSTLLPPFMYDASIMMTASHLPYTRNGLKFFTKRGGLTSQQVEEICDKAAHKYANRLAKVSTLLNVLPTKVDFMSTYAKHLREIIKERVNHPLHYDTPLQGFQIIVNAGNGSGGFFTWDVLDKLGADTFGSLHLNPDGMFPNHIPNPEDKTAMALTRAAVLENSADLGIVFDTDVDRSGVVDKKGNPINGDKLIALMAAIVLKENPGSTIVTDARTSMGLTRFITERGGHHCLYRVGYRNVIDKGAQLNDEGIETHLMMETSGHGALKENHFLDDGAYMVVKIIIEMVRMKLAGSADDEGIGSLIKDLEEPCESVELRINIISEARDAKAKGSEAIETFRKYIEEGKLKGWELDACGDCWVSEGCLLDSNDTPTPIDAYMYRAKVSNDEHGEHGWVHMRQSIHNPNIAVNMQSSVQGGCWSMARAFRDDFLKSSGVDAFLDITQIDKFAENGTVA, from the exons ATGGCTGCTGCTTCTACTTCTCCAAACTTCTCAACACCTTTGCATAATAACATTAACCTCAAAACATTCCCTAAATGTttgaataccaaacttagcttcTCATCATTCTATGTGCCATACAACAAGTCCATTATTATTCGAGCAAAATCATTTGGCGCGACGAAATTCGACGAGGTTGTGGTTGATGAAGAGATGGACAAGATTAGGAGGCTTCAGAACGGCTCGGACGTCAGAGGGGTGGCGTTGGAGGGCGAGAAAGGAAGGCCGGTCGACCTTACTCCCCCCGCCGTGGAGGCAATAGTAGAGAGTTTTGGAGAGTGGGTTATACGTGGTTTAGAGAGTGAAAAAAGACACCCTGTGGAAAATGTGAGGGTCTCACTAGGCCGTGATCCTCGAATCTCCGGCACTAAGCTCAGCACGGCGGTGTTTGCTGGCCTTGCTCGCGCCGGTTGCATGGTCTATGACATGGGACTAGCCACAACACCGGCTTGTTTCATGAGTACATTGTTGCCACCATTTATGTATGATGCCTCAATAATG ATGACAGCATCTCACTTACCTTACACAAGAAATGGTCTCAAGTTCTTTACAAAGAGAGGGGGATTGACTTCACAACAGGTAGAAGAGATATGTGATAAAGCTGCTCATAAATATGCAAATAGGTTGGCCAAAGTATCTACCTTGCTCAACGTTCTTCCAACTAAGGTTGACTTCATGAGCACTTATGCAAAGCATCTAAGAGAAATCATCAAGGAGAGGGTCAACCATCCTTTGCATTATGACACTCCACTCCAGGGATTTCAG ATAATTGTAAATGCTGGAAATGGATCAGGAGGATTCTTTACATGGGATGTGTTAGACAAACTTGGAGCAGATACCTTTGGGTCTCTGCACCTCAACCCTGACGGCATGTTCCCCAACCACATCCCGAACCCGGAGGACAAAACCGCCATGGCGCTGACACGAGCCGCCGTGCTGGAGAACTCGGCCGACCTTGGAATAGTGTTCGACACCGATGTGGACAGAAGTGGCGTGGTTGACAAGAAAGGGAATCCAATAAATGGTGACAAGTTAATCGCTCTCATGGCTGCAATTGTTCTAAAGGAAAATCCAGGTTCGACTATAGTGACCGATGCTCGAACAAGCATGGGACTGACTAGATTCATAACTGAAAGAGGAGGCCACCATTGCCTCTACCGAGTTGGATACCGGAATGTTATTGATAAGGGAGCTCAGCTCAACGACGAAGGAATCGAGACGCATCTTATGATGGAAACATCTGGCCATGGTGCTCTTAAAGAGAATCATTTCCTCGACGATG GCGCCTACATGGTGGTGAAGATTATAATCGAAATGGTGCGAATGAAGCTCGCCGGATCAGCTGATGATGAAGGAATTGGTAGTCTCATAAAAGATCTTGAAGAGCCTTGTGAATCCGTAGAGCTAAGGATAAATATAATCTCTGAAGCTAGAGATGCCAAAGCAAAAGGATCAGAGGCTATTGAAACATTTAGAAAGTATATTGAG GAAGGGAAGCTTAAAGGGTGGGAATTGGATGCATGTGGTGACTGTTGGGTGAGTGAAGGGTGTCTGCTTGATTCAAATGACACTCCTACACCCATTGACGCTTACATGTACAG GGCAAAAGTATCTAATGATGAGCATGGAGAACATGGTTGGGTTCACATGAGGCAGAGTATTCACAATCCAAACATTGCTGTGAACATGCAATCATCTGTTCAAGGAGGATGTTGGTCCATGGCAAGAGCTTTTAGAGACGA TTTCCTTAAATCAAGTGGAGTTGATGCATTCCTTGACATTACTCAAATTGATAAGTTTGCTGAAAATGGCACCGTGGCCTAA